GGCGCGCGAGCACCGGAATACGCCTCGGGCCGCGTGGCGCCCGGAAACAGCAGCTCCAAGGGCGGTGGCGTGCTTTATGCGCAGGACGGGCGCTGATGTACCGCGGTCCGGAGAACAGCGTGACCCGGACCGCACCCGCCTGTTCTCCCTGAGTGGCCGGAGAGCACCAGGCGGTCGGCACCTGAGCAGCTCGTCCCGGAGTTCGGTGACGCCGTGACGGAGCTGCATCTCGCCAGGAAGCGCACAGCCGCCCTCGAAGAGGGTTCGTCGTAGGCCGGGGCCGCCTGGCGAAGGCGATCGGCCCACCCGGACCGGAGGCCGGGTGGGCCGATCGCCGTGTTACCGGCCGCATGCCGGTCCAGCACCGAATCGGTGCCGTACCGAAGCACTTGCCGCGGGTTCGTTCCGGAGCGGCGCCCCTTACGACAGGGCCGTCATCGGCTGCCAGCCGCCGGTGCCGACGACCACCGGAGTACCGACGAGGCCGGTCGCGCGGCCCGGAACGAACTCCAGACCCGCCGTGGTGTTCGAGGTGGTGGTCCACAGGTCGGGGACCCCGTCGCCGTTGGAGTCACCGCTGGCCGTGATCAGGGGCCGGGCCGTGGTGGTCCAGCCGGTGGCGTACGGGGTCCGGCTGCTGCCCGCGCCCAGGGAGGCCGGGTCGGTGCCGCCGTCGGGGATGCCGTCGCCGTCCGTGTCGCCGTTGCCGTGACCGTGGTAGAGCCACACCGCACCGTTGGTGGTGTCGCGTGCTACGAGGTCGACATGGCCGTCGCCGTCGACGTCACCCGGTGAAGCCAGTTGCATCCGGGCCCAGCCGGAGGACCCGATCGGGTAGCCGGGCTGGATGGCGCCGCCCGAGTATCCGGGCAGGAACCACAGCCGGTCACCGATCACCGCGACGAAGTCGGGGGTGGACGACTCCTCCCCCGTGGACACATCGCCGAGCGAAACGATCTGGGTGATGGTGCTGGGGTCGATGGCCAGGTCGGTCTCCGGATCCGCGAAGAAGTAGACCTCCTGCCTGGTGTCGTCGGTGAACTCGCCCAGTCCGTTGTTGGGGTAGAGCCAGAGCTTGCCGTCCGACCTGCGGGCGACCAGGTCCTCGTAGAAGTCCTCGGTCCAGTCGCCGCGGTGGGTCAGCAGCGCGTTGCCCCATCCGGTGGCCGTTCCCTGCGGGACCACCGTCGCCACGGCGCCGCCGCCGGTGCCGCCATAGAGCCGCAGTCTGCCGTCCCCGTCGGCGGTGAACATGTCGGGCAGACCGTCGCCGTTCACGTCTCCCGGCTTGTCCATGATGCCCGGGCTCTTCGCGTAGAACTTGTACGGATAGATCGGACCGGCGTTCTTGCCGGCGTCGAATGCCTGGACGTAGAGCGTGTGCGGGCCGGGAGTGAGCGGAGTCACCTTGGCCGACGCGTCACCACCTGCCGCAGCGGGCTTGACGGTGTTGTTCGGCGGAGTGCGGTCGAGCCCCCACCGGTACTCGACGATGTCGCTCACACCACCGGCCCCGAAGACGAACTCGCCCTCGGTACGCGCCGGCGCGCCCTCGATGCCCTCAGGGAAGACGCCTCCGGTGGACGTCACGGTCGGCATCACCGACGGAGCCGTCGGGTCGAAGCCGAAGCGGCAGCCGCTCGCGCCCTTCGTCGGTGTCCAGTCGGAGGCGAAGGCGGCGTCGCCCACGTCCTCGACCTGCGCCTTCCAGGAGAACTGGCCGTTGCTCGCGCTCTTGTACTGGTCCAGCAGGGCCTTGCTGACGACGATCCTGGCCTGTACGCCCTTGGGATCGTTCGCCAGCACGGTCTTGCGGACCTTCTTGTCGAAGATGATGCCGGGGGCCACGTCGTGCTTGCCCGTCGCCCACAGGTGGAACTGGACGTTGACGTCACCGCCGTCCGGGTCCCACACCTGCGCGGTCAGGGTGACATCGGTGTTGCCGACGGTCACGTACGTGGTGCCGTTGCCGCACTCGTTCGTACCGACCTTGGTGCTCGGCGAGGTGTCCAGCGCCCAGGGCGCCTTCGGCGGGCGGTTGAACTCGACGATCAGCTTGGCGTCGGGCTTGAACTTCTTCCAGCTGTAGACGTCCTTGGCGTCCTCCGCGCTCTGCGGGGCGCGCAGACCGAAGGTGATGTTGCTCCACTTGCCCGCCGCGGCCTTGATGGCCGCGTCGTTGGCGATGAAGTCCACGGGCTTGTCCGCACAGCCGACGTTCTCGTTGCCGTGGGCGTAGTTGCGGATGTCCTGGCGGGTGGACTGGCTGGGCTGGTTGCTCCACGTGGTCGCTGAACTGATGCCACCCGTCAGGTAGAGCTCGACGGGCTTGGGCGTGCAGGACCACGCGTGCGTTTCGGTGATCTGGAACTGCGCGTCCACGACCTTCACGCCGGCGAGGAACTTGGAGTCGACCCGGAAGTACGAGCGTGCGGTGCCCCCGGTGGACGACTCGTAACCGACGCGGGCCTCGCTGGTGGTACCGCCGTTCCAGCCGGTGCCGTTCCAGTAGCTGTCGTTCGGGTGCGGCTTGTACGCGATGGTCCACGCCTGGCGCGTGCCGGTCACCCGGGGGTCGATGTAGACCGGGTACGTCGTCTTCGGCGAGTTGAGCAGTTCCTGGTCGGGCCGCAGGGTCAGCCGGTCGGGGGAGACCTCGACGTCGACGGTGCTGCTGCGCGTGCCCGGCGTGAGGTCGGTAGGGGTCTCGGCGACGGGAGGAGCGGATGCCGCGAGGCGGCTCACGGTACCGCTCGCCGCGGGAGGATCTTCGGCCTCGGCGCCGGAGGAGTCCCACATCCGGGCGGTGGAGGTGGCGAACACCGTCTGGCCTGCGGGGTTGGAAGCCGTGAGCGAACCCGAGTCGGCGTCCTGCTTCAGGGTGAGGCCGTCGGCCTTCAGCCCGTAACCGACCTCGGCGAGTTCGGGGTTGGCCGCCGCCTCGGCGGTCTTGACGATCAGGGCCTGGCTGAATCCGTCCACGCTCGCGGCGACAGCCAGGTCGACGCCCGGCAGGACCTCCCGGTACGTGGCGGTCGAGCCCTCCAGCACGGGGACCGGCAGCGGTTCCGGCCAGCTCATCGAGAGAGTGCGGCCCTGATCGGAGAGGGTGACCAGCGGAGTGCTGCCGCCCGCGGAGAACGTCATGGTCCCGGCGGCCGCCTT
This DNA window, taken from Streptomyces nitrosporeus, encodes the following:
- a CDS encoding VCBS repeat-containing protein, with the protein product MPHISTGRERPARRLTRTALAAAMVGGSLGLVPAGPAAAEEIRPAKTSLSADDAAFLTAERTGEPVELLSKRSETSETHALPNGNLRHTQHTLPVRVRREGSWTPIDTTLAEVAGRIAPKAAAGTMTFSAGGSTPLVTLSDQGRTLSMSWPEPLPVPVLEGSTATYREVLPGVDLAVAASVDGFSQALIVKTAEAAANPELAEVGYGLKADGLTLKQDADSGSLTASNPAGQTVFATSTARMWDSSGAEAEDPPAASGTVSRLAASAPPVAETPTDLTPGTRSSTVDVEVSPDRLTLRPDQELLNSPKTTYPVYIDPRVTGTRQAWTIAYKPHPNDSYWNGTGWNGGTTSEARVGYESSTGGTARSYFRVDSKFLAGVKVVDAQFQITETHAWSCTPKPVELYLTGGISSATTWSNQPSQSTRQDIRNYAHGNENVGCADKPVDFIANDAAIKAAAGKWSNITFGLRAPQSAEDAKDVYSWKKFKPDAKLIVEFNRPPKAPWALDTSPSTKVGTNECGNGTTYVTVGNTDVTLTAQVWDPDGGDVNVQFHLWATGKHDVAPGIIFDKKVRKTVLANDPKGVQARIVVSKALLDQYKSASNGQFSWKAQVEDVGDAAFASDWTPTKGASGCRFGFDPTAPSVMPTVTSTGGVFPEGIEGAPARTEGEFVFGAGGVSDIVEYRWGLDRTPPNNTVKPAAAGGDASAKVTPLTPGPHTLYVQAFDAGKNAGPIYPYKFYAKSPGIMDKPGDVNGDGLPDMFTADGDGRLRLYGGTGGGAVATVVPQGTATGWGNALLTHRGDWTEDFYEDLVARRSDGKLWLYPNNGLGEFTDDTRQEVYFFADPETDLAIDPSTITQIVSLGDVSTGEESSTPDFVAVIGDRLWFLPGYSGGAIQPGYPIGSSGWARMQLASPGDVDGDGHVDLVARDTTNGAVWLYHGHGNGDTDGDGIPDGGTDPASLGAGSSRTPYATGWTTTARPLITASGDSNGDGVPDLWTTTSNTTAGLEFVPGRATGLVGTPVVVGTGGWQPMTALS